The proteins below come from a single Serratia fonticola genomic window:
- the topA gene encoding type I DNA topoisomerase, which yields MGKALVIVESPAKAKTINKYLGNDYVVKSSVGHIRDLPTSGSASKKSAESTEDKTKDKAKKKVKKDEKTALVNRMGVDPYHGWEAQYEILPGKEKVVAELKSLAENADHIYLATDLDREGEAIAWHLREVIGGDDKRFSRVVFNEITKNAIQQAFQAPGELNIDRVNAQQARRFMDRVVGYMVSPLLWKKIARGLSAGRVQSVAVRLVVERERDIKAFVPEEYWELHADLLAKGEIALQMEVTHAHDKPFKPVNREQTHAALNLLEKARYTVLDREDKPTSSKPGAPFITSTLQQAASTRLSFGVKKTMMMAQRLYEAGHITYMRTDSTNLSQDAVNMVRGYIGDNFGDKYLPKAPNQYSSKENSQEAHEAIRPSDVSVLAEQLKDMEADAQKLYQLIWRQFVACQMTPAQYDSTTLTVKADDFLLRAKGRTLRFDGWTKVMPALRKGDEDRTLPFVEVGSELDLQKLIPSQHFTKPPARYSEASLVKELEKRGIGRPSTYASIISTIQDRGYVRVESRRFYAEKMGEIVTDRLEENFRELMNYDFTARMENGLDQVANNQAEWKAVLDEFFAEFSEQLETAEKDPEEGGMRPNQMVMTSIDCPTCGRKMGIRTASTGVFLGCSGYALTPKERCKTTINLVPEAEVLNILEGDDAETNALRARKRCQKCGTAMDSYLIDNQRKLHVCGNNPACDGYEIEQGEFRLKGYDGPIVECEKCGSEMHLKMGRFGKYMGCTNENCKNTRKILRSGEVAPPKEDPVPLPELPCEKSDAYFVLRDGAAGVFLAANTFPKSRETRAPLVEELLRFKDRLPEKLSYLADAPVADPEGNKTMVRFSRKTKQQYVSSEKDGKATGWSAFFVDGKWVEGKK from the coding sequence ATGGGCAAAGCTCTCGTAATAGTTGAGTCCCCGGCAAAAGCCAAAACTATTAATAAATATTTAGGTAATGACTACGTGGTGAAGTCCAGCGTCGGTCATATCCGTGATTTGCCGACCAGTGGCTCAGCTAGCAAAAAGAGCGCTGAGTCAACCGAAGACAAAACCAAAGACAAAGCCAAAAAGAAAGTCAAGAAAGATGAAAAGACCGCGCTGGTCAATCGCATGGGCGTCGATCCTTACCACGGGTGGGAAGCGCAATATGAGATTTTGCCCGGTAAGGAAAAAGTGGTCGCCGAGTTAAAGTCGTTAGCCGAAAATGCTGACCACATTTACCTCGCAACCGACCTTGACCGCGAAGGGGAAGCCATCGCCTGGCACCTGCGGGAAGTGATCGGTGGTGACGACAAGCGCTTTAGCCGCGTGGTGTTTAACGAAATCACCAAAAACGCGATCCAGCAGGCGTTCCAAGCGCCAGGCGAGCTGAATATCGATCGTGTCAACGCACAGCAGGCGCGTCGCTTTATGGACCGCGTAGTGGGCTACATGGTGTCGCCACTGCTGTGGAAAAAAATTGCTCGTGGCCTGTCCGCTGGCAGGGTGCAGTCCGTTGCGGTACGGCTGGTGGTGGAGCGTGAGCGCGACATCAAGGCGTTCGTACCCGAAGAGTACTGGGAACTGCATGCCGATCTGCTGGCGAAAGGCGAAATCGCGCTGCAGATGGAAGTCACCCATGCCCACGATAAGCCGTTCAAACCGGTTAACCGTGAGCAGACCCATGCCGCGCTTAACCTGCTGGAAAAAGCCCGTTATACGGTGCTGGATCGTGAAGACAAGCCAACCAGCAGCAAACCGGGTGCACCATTCATCACCTCCACGCTGCAACAGGCTGCCAGTACCCGCCTGAGCTTCGGCGTGAAGAAAACCATGATGATGGCGCAGCGTTTGTATGAAGCCGGTCATATCACCTACATGCGTACCGACTCCACCAACCTGAGCCAGGATGCGGTCAACATGGTGCGCGGTTATATCGGTGACAACTTCGGCGACAAGTACCTGCCGAAGGCGCCTAACCAATACAGCAGCAAAGAAAACTCTCAGGAAGCGCACGAAGCGATCCGTCCTTCCGATGTCAGCGTATTGGCTGAACAGTTGAAAGATATGGAAGCGGATGCGCAGAAACTGTATCAGCTGATCTGGCGTCAGTTTGTCGCCTGTCAGATGACACCAGCGCAATACGACTCCACCACGCTGACGGTGAAAGCCGACGACTTCCTGCTGCGTGCCAAAGGTCGTACTCTGCGTTTCGATGGCTGGACCAAGGTGATGCCTGCGCTGCGTAAGGGCGATGAAGATCGCACTCTGCCGTTTGTGGAAGTGGGCAGCGAGCTGGATCTGCAAAAGCTGATCCCGAGCCAGCACTTTACCAAGCCACCGGCACGTTACAGTGAAGCTTCACTGGTTAAAGAGTTGGAAAAACGCGGAATTGGCCGTCCATCTACCTACGCCTCGATCATCTCGACCATTCAGGATCGTGGTTATGTGCGGGTAGAGAGCCGCCGGTTCTACGCGGAAAAAATGGGTGAGATCGTCACCGATCGCCTGGAAGAAAACTTCCGTGAGCTGATGAATTACGACTTCACCGCACGCATGGAAAATGGCCTGGACCAGGTCGCCAACAATCAGGCGGAATGGAAAGCAGTGCTGGACGAATTCTTTGCCGAATTCAGCGAGCAGTTGGAAACCGCCGAGAAAGACCCTGAAGAGGGCGGTATGCGCCCGAACCAGATGGTGATGACCAGCATTGACTGCCCGACCTGTGGCCGCAAGATGGGCATCCGCACCGCCAGTACCGGCGTGTTCCTTGGTTGTTCCGGTTATGCGTTGACGCCGAAAGAGCGCTGCAAAACCACCATCAACCTGGTGCCGGAAGCGGAAGTGCTGAACATCCTGGAAGGGGATGATGCAGAAACCAACGCCCTGCGTGCCCGTAAGCGCTGCCAGAAGTGCGGCACCGCGATGGACAGCTACCTGATCGACAACCAGCGCAAGCTGCACGTGTGCGGTAACAACCCGGCTTGTGACGGCTACGAAATCGAGCAGGGCGAATTCCGCCTGAAAGGTTACGACGGCCCGATCGTTGAGTGTGAGAAATGTGGTTCCGAAATGCACCTGAAAATGGGGCGCTTTGGTAAGTACATGGGCTGCACCAACGAAAACTGCAAGAACACCCGTAAGATCCTGCGCAGCGGTGAAGTTGCGCCGCCGAAAGAGGATCCGGTCCCGCTGCCTGAGTTGCCGTGCGAGAAATCGGACGCCTACTTTGTGTTGCGTGATGGGGCGGCAGGCGTGTTCCTGGCGGCCAACACCTTCCCTAAATCGCGCGAAACCCGTGCGCCGTTAGTGGAAGAGTTGCTGCGCTTCAAAGATCGTTTGCCGGAGAAATTGAGCTATCTGGCCGATGCGCCGGTGGCCGATCCCGAAGGCAACAAGACGATGGTGCGCTTCAGCCGTAAAACCAAGCAGCAGTATGTCTCATCAGAGAAAGACGGCAAGGCCACCGGCTGGTCCGCATTCTTCGTTGATGGCAAATGGGTTGAAGGCAAGAAGTAA
- a CDS encoding YciN family protein — MRNNTQPIERADLLTEANNIIRQHEDYMHGMVATDVEQKGSVLVFRGEFFLDPEGLPTAKTTAVFNMFKHLAHVLSEKYHLVG; from the coding sequence ATGCGTAACAACACTCAACCCATCGAACGAGCAGATCTGCTTACTGAAGCAAATAACATCATCCGCCAACACGAAGATTATATGCACGGCATGGTGGCCACCGACGTTGAGCAGAAAGGCAGCGTGTTGGTTTTCCGCGGCGAGTTCTTTTTAGATCCCGAGGGGCTGCCAACGGCAAAAACCACCGCCGTATTTAATATGTTTAAGCACCTGGCCCATGTGCTTTCCGAGAAATATCATCTGGTGGGTTAA
- the sohB gene encoding protease SohB, with the protein MEFISVYGLFLAKVATVVIAIAALALLAVSLGQRKSQQKGELQLTDLGEQYREMQREMRLARMGEAEQKAWSKQFKKQNKADDKLKKQRAKAGAVEAVKPCLYVLDFKGSMDAHEVSSLREEISAVLAVATAKDEVLLRLESPGGVVHGYGLAASQLERLRKGGIRLTVAVDKVAASGGYMMACVADRIVAAPFAIIGSIGVVAQIPNFHRLLQKSNIDVELHTAGQFKRTLTLFGENTEQGREKFREDLNETHELFKQFVHQQRPSLAIEEVATGEHWYGTQAKDKGLVDAVGTSDDLLIAEMENHEVVGVRYARRKRLIDRFTGSAAESADRLLLRWWQRGEKPLL; encoded by the coding sequence GTGGAGTTTATATCTGTTTATGGCCTTTTTCTGGCCAAAGTCGCCACGGTGGTGATTGCTATTGCCGCGCTGGCGTTACTGGCGGTGAGCCTTGGGCAGCGCAAGAGCCAGCAGAAAGGGGAACTACAGCTTACCGACCTGGGTGAGCAATATCGTGAAATGCAACGGGAAATGCGCCTTGCCCGCATGGGGGAGGCTGAGCAGAAGGCCTGGAGCAAGCAGTTCAAAAAGCAGAACAAGGCCGATGACAAGCTGAAAAAGCAGCGTGCCAAGGCCGGTGCGGTAGAGGCAGTCAAACCTTGCCTGTATGTGTTGGATTTCAAGGGCAGCATGGATGCCCATGAGGTCAGCTCACTGCGTGAAGAAATCTCTGCCGTGTTGGCGGTAGCGACGGCCAAAGACGAGGTGTTGCTGCGTTTGGAGAGCCCTGGTGGGGTGGTGCACGGTTATGGTCTGGCAGCGTCGCAACTGGAGCGCCTGCGCAAGGGCGGTATCCGCCTGACGGTGGCGGTGGATAAGGTCGCGGCTAGCGGCGGTTACATGATGGCCTGCGTTGCCGACCGCATTGTGGCAGCCCCGTTTGCCATCATTGGGTCGATCGGCGTGGTTGCGCAGATCCCCAACTTCCATCGCTTGCTGCAAAAGAGCAACATCGATGTGGAATTGCACACCGCTGGCCAGTTCAAACGCACCTTGACCCTGTTTGGTGAGAATACCGAACAAGGGCGGGAAAAATTCCGTGAAGATCTGAACGAAACCCACGAGTTGTTCAAACAGTTTGTTCATCAGCAACGCCCTTCATTAGCTATCGAAGAGGTCGCGACCGGTGAGCATTGGTATGGCACTCAGGCGAAAGATAAAGGGCTGGTTGACGCGGTCGGCACCAGTGACGATCTGCTGATTGCCGAGATGGAAAATCATGAGGTGGTAGGGGTGCGCTATGCTCGCCGTAAACGCCTGATCGACCGCTTTACCGGCAGTGCGGCGGAGAGCGCCGATCGTCTGCTGTTACGCTGGTGGCAACGCGGTGAGAAACCGCTGTTGTAA
- a CDS encoding YciK family oxidoreductase, which translates to MHYQPKQDLLEQRIILVTGAGDGIGREAALTYARYGAQLVLLGRTESKLQAVQAEIAAISSAPTHIVTLDLLHTTPEQCQTLAADLATKVPRLDGVLQNAGLLGDIAPMAELSMTMWNEVMQVNVNATFMLTQALLPLLLKSNAGSLVFTSSSVGRTGRAGWGAYAVSKFATEGMMQVLADEYKNRNLRVNCINPGGTRTKMRASAFPQEDKNKLKTPADIMPLYLYLMGDDSRRKTGMSFDAQPNRKPGAAE; encoded by the coding sequence GTGCATTACCAACCTAAGCAGGATCTGCTCGAACAACGAATTATTCTGGTGACCGGGGCGGGCGACGGCATTGGCCGAGAAGCGGCGCTGACTTACGCTCGCTACGGCGCACAGCTAGTGCTGCTTGGCCGCACGGAAAGCAAACTGCAGGCCGTTCAGGCCGAAATTGCCGCCATCTCCAGCGCCCCGACGCATATCGTTACGCTGGATTTGTTACACACCACGCCAGAACAGTGCCAAACCCTGGCGGCCGACTTGGCCACCAAGGTGCCACGTCTGGACGGCGTATTGCAAAACGCCGGCCTGTTGGGTGACATCGCCCCAATGGCCGAACTTTCGATGACCATGTGGAACGAAGTGATGCAGGTCAACGTGAATGCCACCTTCATGCTTACCCAGGCGCTGCTGCCGTTGCTGCTGAAATCCAATGCAGGATCGTTGGTGTTCACCAGTTCCAGCGTCGGCCGCACCGGCCGTGCTGGCTGGGGGGCCTATGCCGTTTCCAAGTTTGCTACCGAAGGGATGATGCAGGTATTGGCCGATGAGTATAAAAACCGTAACTTGCGGGTAAACTGCATCAATCCGGGCGGAACTCGCACTAAAATGCGTGCATCTGCATTCCCGCAGGAAGATAAAAACAAGCTGAAAACACCGGCCGATATCATGCCGTTGTATCTGTATTTGATGGGCGATGACAGCCGCCGTAAAACTGGCATGAGCTTCGACGCTCAGCCCAACCGTAAACCCGGCGCCGCCGAATAA
- the cobO gene encoding cob(I)yrinic acid a,c-diamide adenosyltransferase: MAEDRHQQRQQRLKEQVDARIAAAQETRGLLLVFTGNGKGKTTAAFGTVTRAVGHGMKAGVIQFIKGQWPNGEKNLLQQHGVEFQVMATGFTWETQDRESDTAACQAVWQHGKRMLADSSLDMVLMDELTYMVSYGYLELAELLEALEQRPAHQTVIITGRGCHRDLLELADTVTEMRPVKHAFEAGIKAQQGIDW; encoded by the coding sequence ATGGCTGAAGATCGTCACCAACAACGCCAGCAACGGCTGAAAGAACAGGTGGATGCCCGCATTGCCGCCGCGCAGGAAACCCGCGGTCTGTTGCTGGTCTTTACCGGCAATGGCAAAGGCAAGACCACCGCTGCATTTGGCACCGTCACCCGCGCCGTCGGCCACGGGATGAAGGCTGGAGTGATCCAGTTTATCAAAGGCCAATGGCCCAACGGCGAGAAAAACCTGCTGCAACAGCACGGCGTGGAATTTCAGGTGATGGCAACCGGCTTTACCTGGGAAACTCAGGATCGGGAAAGTGATACCGCCGCCTGTCAGGCCGTCTGGCAACACGGTAAGCGGATGTTGGCCGACAGCAGCCTGGATATGGTGCTGATGGACGAGTTGACCTATATGGTGAGCTACGGCTATTTAGAGCTGGCAGAGCTGCTGGAGGCGCTTGAGCAGCGTCCTGCGCACCAGACGGTGATTATCACGGGGCGTGGCTGTCATCGCGATTTGCTGGAGCTGGCGGATACCGTGACGGAGATGCGGCCGGTGAAGCACGCGTTTGAAGCAGGGATCAAGGCTCAGCAGGGCATTGACTGGTAA
- the rluB gene encoding 23S rRNA pseudouridine(2605) synthase RluB: MSEKLQKVLANAGHGSRREIETMIEAGRISVDGKIAKLGDRVEVVAGMKIRLDGHVVSIKESEEAVCRVLAYYKPEGELCTRSDPEGRPTVFDRLPKLRGSRWVAVGRLDVNTSGLLLFTTDGELANRLMHPSREVEREYAVRVFGQIDDEKLKQLSKGVQLEDGPAAFRTITFQGGEGINQWYNVTLTEGRNREVRRLWEAVGVQVSRLIRVRYGDIDLPKGLPRGGYTELDLKAINYLRELVELQPETVSKLPVERDRRRVKANQIRRAVKRHSQVAPGSRRGAPGSSKPGKPAKSSKRS; this comes from the coding sequence ATGAGCGAAAAGTTACAGAAAGTATTAGCGAATGCTGGCCATGGCTCGCGTCGTGAAATAGAAACCATGATTGAGGCAGGTCGCATCAGCGTCGACGGCAAGATCGCCAAACTGGGCGACCGCGTTGAAGTGGTCGCCGGGATGAAAATTCGTCTGGACGGTCATGTTGTCTCGATCAAAGAATCCGAAGAAGCGGTTTGCCGCGTGCTGGCTTATTACAAGCCGGAAGGTGAACTCTGTACCCGTAGCGATCCAGAAGGTCGCCCAACGGTCTTCGATCGCCTGCCAAAACTGCGTGGCTCTCGCTGGGTAGCGGTAGGGCGTTTGGACGTGAATACCTCAGGCTTGCTGCTGTTTACCACTGACGGTGAACTGGCTAACCGCCTGATGCACCCAAGCCGCGAAGTTGAACGCGAATACGCCGTGCGCGTGTTCGGCCAGATCGACGACGAAAAGCTCAAGCAACTGAGCAAAGGTGTCCAACTGGAAGATGGTCCAGCGGCATTCCGCACCATCACCTTCCAGGGTGGCGAAGGGATCAACCAGTGGTACAACGTCACGCTGACCGAAGGCCGTAACCGTGAGGTGCGTCGCCTGTGGGAAGCCGTTGGCGTGCAGGTAAGCCGTTTGATCCGCGTACGTTACGGCGATATCGATCTGCCAAAAGGCCTGCCTCGTGGCGGCTATACCGAGCTGGATCTCAAGGCGATCAACTATCTGCGTGAGCTGGTGGAACTGCAACCGGAAACCGTCAGCAAACTGCCGGTGGAACGCGATCGCCGCCGTGTGAAAGCCAACCAGATCCGCCGTGCGGTAAAACGTCACAGCCAGGTTGCTCCCGGTAGCCGTCGTGGCGCACCAGGCAGCAGCAAACCGGGTAAACCGGCCAAGTCTTCCAAGCGTAGCTAA
- a CDS encoding L-threonylcarbamoyladenylate synthase, with the protein MSQLFYIHPDNPQPRLVNQAVEVLRKGGVIVYPTDSGYALGCKLEEKTALERICRIRQLDGNHNFTLMCRDLSELSTYAYVDNSSFRLIKNNTPGNYTFILKATKEVPRRLMNDKRKTIGLRVPSNPIALALLEVLNEPMMSTTLMLPGNDFAESDPEEISEHLGKQVDLVIHGGFLGQQPTTVIDLTESSPEVIREGAGDPAPFR; encoded by the coding sequence ATGAGCCAGCTATTTTATATTCACCCGGACAACCCGCAGCCGCGCTTGGTCAATCAGGCCGTAGAGGTGCTGCGCAAGGGCGGTGTGATCGTCTATCCAACAGACTCTGGCTACGCGCTGGGCTGCAAACTTGAAGAGAAGACGGCCTTGGAGCGTATCTGCCGTATTCGCCAATTGGACGGCAACCACAACTTTACGCTGATGTGCCGCGATCTGTCCGAGCTGTCGACCTATGCTTATGTGGACAATTCGTCGTTTCGCCTGATCAAGAACAATACGCCGGGCAATTACACCTTCATCCTGAAAGCGACCAAAGAAGTCCCTCGCCGCCTGATGAATGACAAGCGTAAAACCATCGGCCTGCGTGTGCCATCCAACCCGATTGCTCTGGCATTGCTGGAAGTGCTCAATGAGCCGATGATGTCGACCACGCTGATGCTGCCAGGCAATGACTTTGCCGAATCCGATCCGGAAGAGATCAGCGAACACCTTGGTAAGCAGGTGGATCTGGTGATCCACGGCGGTTTCCTGGGCCAGCAGCCAACCACGGTTATCGACCTGACCGAATCCTCCCCGGAAGTGATCCGTGAAGGGGCGGGCGATCCAGCGCCTTTCCGCTAA
- the rnm gene encoding RNase RNM, which translates to MTDSSPQSSAFTLYDLHSHTTASDGYLTPTQLVQRAVEMRVGVLAITDHDTTNGLAEAVAAIADLALPLQLVNGVEISTLWENHEIHIVGLGLDITHPALLQLLVEQTERRNLRAQEIGVRLAKARIPDAYAGAQQLAGDGAVTRGHFARFLVQQGMADNMAQVFKKYLAKGKIGYVPPQWCTIEQAIDVIHQSGGQAVMAHPGRYDLTAKWLKRLLAYFAEHGGDAMEVAQCQQAPHERTVLAKYAQDYQLLASQGSDFHQPCSWIELGRKLWLPGGVEPVWRDWPQPQESNVN; encoded by the coding sequence TTGACAGACAGCAGCCCACAATCCTCCGCTTTTACCCTGTACGATCTCCACAGCCACACCACCGCTTCGGACGGTTACTTAACGCCGACACAATTGGTGCAGCGAGCCGTTGAGATGCGCGTTGGCGTGCTGGCTATTACCGATCACGACACCACTAATGGATTGGCAGAGGCCGTGGCCGCGATAGCCGATCTTGCCTTGCCCTTGCAGCTGGTTAACGGCGTCGAGATTTCTACGCTGTGGGAAAACCATGAGATCCACATTGTTGGGCTGGGGCTCGATATCACCCATCCGGCGCTGTTACAACTGCTGGTCGAACAGACCGAGCGCCGTAATCTACGTGCGCAAGAAATCGGCGTTCGGTTAGCGAAAGCACGTATTCCCGATGCCTATGCCGGAGCACAACAGTTGGCGGGGGATGGGGCGGTCACCAGAGGGCATTTTGCCCGTTTTCTGGTGCAGCAGGGCATGGCCGACAACATGGCGCAGGTGTTCAAGAAGTATCTCGCCAAAGGGAAAATCGGCTATGTTCCGCCACAGTGGTGTACAATAGAACAAGCCATTGATGTCATTCATCAATCCGGTGGCCAAGCGGTGATGGCGCATCCGGGCCGTTACGATCTGACGGCAAAATGGCTGAAACGCCTGCTGGCCTATTTTGCCGAACACGGCGGCGATGCGATGGAGGTGGCGCAGTGTCAGCAAGCCCCCCATGAGCGTACGGTGTTGGCTAAATATGCGCAGGACTATCAATTATTGGCGTCTCAGGGTTCGGATTTCCATCAGCCCTGTTCGTGGATTGAGTTGGGGCGCAAACTGTGGTTACCCGGCGGTGTTGAACCGGTGTGGCGAGATTGGCCACAGCCCCAAGAGAGCAACGTAAATTGA
- a CDS encoding anthranilate synthase component 1, with protein MNIKPQLKLLTAQAGYRSDPTAIFHQLCGARPATLLLDSAEINSKQNLKSLLIVDSALRITALGRKVSLRALTANGAALLPLLDEALPTDVQIQVRPNGRELTFPAIDAVQDEDARLRSLSVFDALRTMLTLVDAPADEREAMLLGGLFAYDLVAGFEDLPELRQDQRCPDFCFYLAETLLVLDHQRGVARLQASVFNGDNAETLRLQQRLEQLQVQLQQTPIAIPHQKLEDMQLSCNQSDEEYGAVVSQLQQAIRHGEIFQVVPSRRFSLPCPNPLAAYQTLKENNPSPYMFFMQDNEFTLFGASPESALKYEATSRQIEIYPIAGTRPRGRRADGSLDLDLDSRIELEMRTDHKELAEHLMLVDLARNDLARICEAGSRYVADLTKVDRYSFVMHLVSRVVGKLRSDLDVLHAYQACMNMGTLSGAPKVRAMQLIAASEGTRRGSYGGAVGYFTAHGDLDTCIVIRSAYVEDGVATVQAGAGVVLDSVPQAEADETRNKARAVLRAIASAHQAKEIF; from the coding sequence ATGAACATCAAACCACAGCTCAAACTACTCACGGCACAGGCCGGTTACCGCAGCGATCCGACGGCGATTTTTCATCAGCTGTGCGGCGCTCGCCCTGCCACCCTGTTGCTGGACTCGGCGGAAATCAACAGCAAGCAAAACCTGAAAAGCCTGCTGATTGTCGACAGTGCCCTGCGCATTACCGCCTTGGGCCGTAAAGTCAGCCTTCGGGCGTTGACTGCTAACGGTGCAGCCCTGCTGCCACTGTTGGATGAAGCCTTGCCTACCGACGTACAAATCCAGGTTCGCCCTAATGGCCGTGAGCTGACCTTCCCGGCAATTGATGCGGTACAAGACGAAGATGCCCGCCTGCGTTCACTGTCGGTGTTTGATGCATTGCGCACGATGCTGACGTTGGTCGATGCGCCAGCCGATGAACGCGAAGCGATGTTGCTCGGTGGCCTGTTTGCCTATGACCTGGTTGCTGGCTTTGAAGACCTGCCAGAGCTGCGCCAAGACCAACGTTGCCCGGACTTCTGTTTCTATCTGGCGGAAACGCTGTTGGTGCTGGATCACCAACGCGGCGTAGCTCGTTTACAAGCCAGCGTATTTAACGGTGACAACGCTGAAACCCTGCGTTTGCAGCAGCGTCTCGAACAGCTTCAGGTGCAATTGCAGCAAACTCCGATCGCCATTCCTCATCAGAAACTGGAAGACATGCAGCTAAGCTGCAATCAGAGCGATGAAGAGTACGGCGCGGTAGTCAGCCAGTTGCAGCAGGCCATCCGCCACGGTGAGATTTTCCAGGTGGTGCCTTCTCGTCGCTTCTCTCTGCCTTGCCCTAACCCGCTGGCGGCTTACCAGACGCTGAAGGAAAACAATCCAAGCCCTTACATGTTCTTTATGCAGGACAACGAGTTCACGCTGTTCGGTGCTTCGCCGGAAAGCGCGCTGAAATATGAAGCTACCAGCCGCCAGATCGAAATCTATCCGATCGCCGGTACTCGTCCTCGCGGACGCCGCGCCGACGGTTCGCTGGATCTGGATCTCGACAGCCGCATCGAACTGGAAATGCGTACCGACCATAAAGAGCTGGCGGAACACCTGATGCTGGTCGATCTGGCCCGCAACGATCTGGCCCGCATCTGTGAAGCTGGCAGCCGCTACGTGGCCGACCTGACCAAGGTAGACCGTTACTCATTCGTGATGCACCTGGTTTCCCGCGTGGTCGGCAAGCTGCGTAGCGATCTCGACGTGCTGCATGCCTATCAGGCCTGTATGAATATGGGCACGTTGAGCGGTGCACCTAAAGTACGCGCCATGCAACTGATTGCCGCCTCTGAAGGCACCCGTCGTGGCAGCTACGGCGGCGCAGTGGGTTACTTTACCGCTCACGGCGATCTCGATACCTGTATTGTCATTCGTTCCGCGTATGTTGAGGACGGTGTTGCCACCGTGCAGGCCGGTGCCGGTGTGGTGCTGGACTCCGTTCCGCAGGCAGAAGCCGATGAAACCCGTAACAAGGCACGTGCCGTGCTGCGTGCCATCGCCAGCGCGCACCAGGCCAAGGAGATTTTCTAA
- a CDS encoding glutamine amidotransferase-related protein — protein MADILLLDNVDSFTYNLVDQLRASGHQVVIYRNQIAAEIIIARLQQMEQPILMLSPGPGTPADAGCMPELLQRLCGQMPIIGICLGHQAIVEAYGGHVGQAGEILHGKASSITHDNQGMFAGMANPLPVARYHSLVGSNIPEGLTVNARFGDMVMAVRHDEHRVCGFQFHPESILTTQGARLLEQTLAWALAK, from the coding sequence ATGGCCGATATCTTACTGCTCGACAACGTCGACTCCTTTACCTACAACCTGGTCGATCAACTGCGTGCCAGCGGCCATCAGGTCGTGATTTACCGTAACCAGATTGCCGCCGAGATCATCATCGCGCGCCTGCAACAGATGGAGCAGCCTATTTTAATGCTGTCCCCAGGCCCTGGTACTCCAGCCGACGCTGGTTGTATGCCAGAGCTGTTGCAACGCCTGTGCGGCCAGATGCCAATCATCGGGATCTGTCTCGGCCATCAGGCGATTGTGGAAGCCTATGGCGGCCACGTTGGCCAGGCCGGTGAGATCTTGCACGGCAAGGCGTCTTCCATTACTCACGATAACCAGGGGATGTTTGCCGGTATGGCCAACCCGCTGCCGGTCGCCCGCTATCACTCGCTGGTCGGCAGCAATATCCCTGAAGGACTGACCGTCAATGCTCGCTTCGGCGACATGGTGATGGCAGTGCGTCACGATGAACACCGCGTATGTGGTTTCCAATTCCATCCAGAATCCATTCTGACCACCCAAGGCGCGCGTTTGCTTGAGCAGACGTTGGCCTGGGCGCTGGCGAAATAA